From the genome of Methanococcus maripaludis:
AATCCCAAGTATTTATGGGGTAGTTTCCAGTTTTGATAACATGGACATCATTGAGTTGTTAAAATCATTGCACGTTCCAGTTGAATAGTAACTTTAGTTTAAAAAACATGTTTATTTGAATTTAAAAAAGTAATAAATTCTTTTAGTTTTGTTTTGAATTTTTATATATTGATAATTCGAATAAATAGAATACTAAAAATTATTTTATGGTTTTTTTATTTTAATATCCAACTTTAAATAAGAATCAACAGTAAATACTTTGCCAAACTCAATATCTAGGGGATACATAAAATTTGGCCCATCCAATACAACAGTATGGAATTCCCCATTTTCTCCACAGGCATCAATACCCAATGTTTCAAATTCTTCAATCAGAGTTTCTGAAAATGTCATTCCCAAATAACGTTTGGGAACACGTTTTGTATCTATTGCAATAATTCTCGCAACAAAACCAGCATCCAAAAACTCTTTTATCAAATCTTTTCTCGGTTCCTGCCAAATTGGTAGCAATGCTTCAATATTTTCTGTTCCGCAAACACCTTCTACCCATTTACGATGATTTTCAAGATCGATGTCACCAAAAATTCCATGTGTGATACCCGATCCCTGTTTTTGGTGTAAATATGAAAGAAATTCCGTTTCATATTCATCCCACGTAGCTTTTTTATATTCCCATGTTTTTCCCATGGCGTCTGCCTGTGCTTTCAATAAGGATTTTCTGAGCCCATGACTTCTTGAACGTTCCCCACATTCTTCGATCATTGTAAAAAGATATGGAATTTGTAACCCCATATTTTCTGCCCGATACAATGCCAAACAGCCGTCTTTGCCCCCACTCCATGAAGAAAATGCAATTTTTTCCATATACTCCCCAAAATACTTTTGAAAACTATTCCGTTATAAAATAATTATCGTAACGTTTAGAATTAAATGTATAAAAAAGGTATATTTTTAGAATTGAAAATTTAGTGGTTTTTAAATTATTCTTCAATTGGAATATTCAAAGACATTAAATGACCAATAATTTCTTTGTTATTAAAGCTAGATACGACCCCGTAAAGACTCGGAATCATTATTGGTAAAGGATTACCCTTATTATCTTTAAGATGTTGCTGTGGAACAACTAAAGGCTGGAATCTAGAACAGATTGCATGAGCATGGCCTGTTTCTGTTGCAATAATTGGTCCACCACTATTTCCATAATTTAGTGCTTTGTCGAGTACATAATTTTTCGGACCAAAAACACCTTTCACGTTTGAATCAAAATTCGATGAAATTATCGCCGATGTAACTCGCGGACTCAATTTTATATATCCAAGTTCACCTGGTTTGATTATCCCGTAACTCGATAGAGGGTAGCCAAAAGAATAAACTTCGTCCCCCATTTCGAGACGTTTTGTCGAAACTTTTACATATGGAAATTCAGTTTTTCCGTTGAGCCACTCTTTATCAGAATTTTTTTCAAAATCCACTTTTAATAAAGCAATATCGGATCCTGAAAAAACAGATCCTGATGATATATGTTGGCACATTTTTTTGGGATCAGTTGCATTTTGTTCTTTTACCAAAAATGATTTATTTAAGTCTTTTCGTGGAGATCCATTTTTATCCATTATCACGTGCGCAGCGGTTACAAACCATCCATCTGGAGATATGAAAAAACCAGATCCTGCAGGAGTTGGCATTCCACCTGCTTTTTCATTAGGTAATTCGATACAAAAGGTAGCTGCCATAACATTTGAAAGTGTATTTTTTATCATAATTACTCCCCCTCTAATCTATACTATTTATTATTTTAATAGGAATTTAAAAACTTTTTTTATTTTAAAAATCGACATTTTTAAATATATTTTAAATTATAAGTTACGAACGACTCATAAATTGAATATGGATTTAATTTAAACACTAATAATCTCTTTCGGGGCGATTTTAATTGAATTTTTTTAAAAAAGTTTCAATAATTTTACTATTGTTTGTATTGATTTCAGCAAATTTTTCAGAATCTGTAGATGATGGAAAATATATTTTCCACAATTTCACTGAAGAAGACGCAGAAGAAATGGGTGTAATTGAAAATATAACGAAAAACACGACTGATTTTGAAACTTCAAATATTCAGACATTTTCTTCACGTTCAACAGATAATGAAGAACCTTACGTAATGGGATGTTTCCTTCCGACCAAGGAAGAATTACTTTCAATGGCAGACCAAATTACGGTTGTCGAGGGCCTCTCTGAAAATGCAAATCTATCAAATAATTCATATCTCGATCTTTCAAAAGACCCCTGCTTTCCAACGGTTGGTGATCAAGGCAAAATTGGTTCATGCGCTTCATGGGCGATAGTATATTATGCAAATTCGTATTTACAGGCAAAAATTTATGACTGGGATTTAAAAGAAAATGATAGTTTAAAATGTTTTAACCCTATGTGGGCATATAATAAATTAAATAATGGAGAAAATGGCGGTTCCCAACTCAGTAGTAATCTAAAATTAATTTCAAGACTCGGCAGTGCAACCTATGAAACAATGCCTCTAACTGATAACTACACTGTTTGGGGAAATGAGGAAGCATGGATCGAAGCACCACAGTACCGGATAACAGGTTTTGAAGTTTCTTCTACTAATAATACTGAGGTCATGAAATCATGGTTGAATGAAGGATCTATAATCATCATTGCAATGCATGGTCAGGACGTTTTTACATTTGATAATGATTCAATACTTTCAGACCTTGATCAGTCACATGAAAAAGCAAATCATGCACAGGCGGTTGTTGGATACGATGATAGTATATCTGAAGATAATGAAACAGGTGCTTTTAAGGTCATGAATTCTTGGGGCGCTAATTGGAGTCCAAATGGTGATGGAAGCTATTATATAACT
Proteins encoded in this window:
- a CDS encoding serine protease, whose translation is MIKNTLSNVMAATFCIELPNEKAGGMPTPAGSGFFISPDGWFVTAAHVIMDKNGSPRKDLNKSFLVKEQNATDPKKMCQHISSGSVFSGSDIALLKVDFEKNSDKEWLNGKTEFPYVKVSTKRLEMGDEVYSFGYPLSSYGIIKPGELGYIKLSPRVTSAIISSNFDSNVKGVFGPKNYVLDKALNYGNSGGPIIATETGHAHAICSRFQPLVVPQQHLKDNKGNPLPIMIPSLYGVVSSFNNKEIIGHLMSLNIPIEE
- a CDS encoding diphthine--ammonia ligase translates to MEKIAFSSWSGGKDGCLALYRAENMGLQIPYLFTMIEECGERSRSHGLRKSLLKAQADAMGKTWEYKKATWDEYETEFLSYLHQKQGSGITHGIFGDIDLENHRKWVEGVCGTENIEALLPIWQEPRKDLIKEFLDAGFVARIIAIDTKRVPKRYLGMTFSETLIEEFETLGIDACGENGEFHTVVLDGPNFMYPLDIEFGKVFTVDSYLKLDIKIKKP